ataaaaaggtgaaatcaagtgctaaatgaaataaaaaggtgaaattaagtgttgacagaaaaaaaaagatgctcaagtatttttggaattatttttgataatcaagTGCTGAGTCTAATTTCCTCAAAAAGGAATGGCCATATAATGTTGATCCAATACAATAATAAGGCATGCATGGGCCTTTATATACGTGAACCATAAGGAGAATTGCATATGAATGCAtggctcttttttttttttaaaatcaaaataaatacttaatatatttaatttaataataataataataatctacCTAAACCTTGACggaatacaaaatttaaaatataaatttgaaataatttaaaataataaaaagaaaaaaatacgggatattacaacaACCTGGGCGGAAGatggaaatttaaaaaatgtcaaattagTGTTTTATGTACTCCTACTTTtcaaattaatctttttttatttaaaattttgaatagttattaattatttaattgattaataatCATATATAGCATATTAGTTATTATGAAACATATTccaaagaaattttaaaaacataataaattatGACTATACTAAATAAAAGAGGAAATTTTTAAGGTTATCTATTTTGAGACTTAATTACTACAGTACCAAATTTTTGGACTCCTTTTCATCTCATACCTTTTGTATTTGTCAAAATGACCTTGTTTAagtgtttaatttcaaaaatacattatttaatttttacgtttgatataatttttttattgatttttttgtggtattttttttttgtgttttatggtgtttttcaATGATGTTTTTACTGTGTATTATTAGCAAAACAAccataaaaagtaaataaatttgttGTATATGAAATCAGTAGCATCaaaataatagaataattatattaacaagagAACAATACATCTATTATAATTTGTGtacaaaaaatcataaaaaatctAAGTAatcacaaaaaatctaaaagacGGCGTCGAAGATATCATTGGAATAAAGACAATATGGAAAAAATTAGCGGAAAAAAAAGACGTCAAAAAATCCACCAGAAGAAAGACGACGATGAAAAAACAACTGAAACAACACAGGTTTCTTGTGCTTGTAAATCggaaaaaaaatgatgatgagCGTTCTCTAATGTGACTAATGACATAGATTAAAAACTAGATATTTGAGAGGAAGAAAGGAAAAGAGAGATTTGAAAGAAATGAGGCTGCGTAATTGTGTTGTGAGAATGAAGTCCTAATTAcgaaaaaaagtatttttaaaattatttttcaaaacaatGTAGTTCGGAGAATAAGGAAAAAATAGGTGAAATTGTGTAATTACTTTCCAAAGATAGGTTAGTTTCAAAATAATACCTAAATAAAATCTAAGTATCAATTTGTCTGCAAACTACTACATCAActaatactaaaattaattatttatcaattgcCTCCTTcattaataagattaaattaggcttaatcaccaaaaaatgtcaaacctatacgtcttgtgtTAATTATAgacaaatcttttaaaatcaccagatttagccaaaccttatatgttctgtttcttttttagccattattgaatcgaaccggtttttttgacaccgtgtcgtccacgtcaccgccaactaagcaattggctggcatggcagctgaaatatttaaataaggtttggctataactgacacaaaatgcataggtttggtatttttttgtgaataaaactaattttaaaattaaataattaaatgattaattttattataataaaattcatatatatttaaaatataatatttttatttaacattaattaaaattaatttatttttttactaaatttaaataatttgtttttacatatttgatggatatataattaatttaaattctattaaaaacaaaaaatgtcatattcatcttgaaatttatttttcttaaattccaGTCATCGGTTTtttgacaccgccgccgtttgagacctgattgttcgtcttccgacgaacaatctgagagtaatatacacaacaaacatacgacagtgtttataattcaactataaacatataaacataaaaataatcactgaatagactgattatttaaaggacgagtgtaattatttttttatttttttttctttaaaaaagtgaagctcattgtggtgtaatcaatatatatcatgatgtttataatcataaacgcatatgtcattttactcggcatagccaaaaacttattttaatttacacataactattttatttattacctaaacccagttataacaagatctcaacaacattaaaaataataaatcaagttcaaaatcatcatgaatATTAAaacctttcaccaaatttaattcaacattaattcgtaagtaatacattaattcatttttttaaattatatattcattaaaatatattataatataaatttattagatttaattaggtttaattaaattaattttaattagtattaaatatgaaatattaattatttttaaatatatataaattttataaatgaagtaattaatttactaattattaaattttaaaattggcttgaatttaaaattaggtttattcacccaaaaaataccaaacctattttttttatgtcagttatagccaaaccttatttaaatatttcagctgtcatgtcagccaattgcttagttggcggtgacgtggacgacacagtgtcagaaaaaccggttctattcaaaaatggctaaaaaagaaatagAACATATAAGTTTTGGCTAAATctagtgatttttaaaggtttggctataattgacacaaaacgtatatgtttgatattttttggtgattaaaccaTTAAATTAATGTTATAAAGAGCTTAATTGACATAAATAAAAtctctatttatttttaatataaattaatttaaaatcaaataaaaatatataaaaattaattaataaaaattttaaatgctaataaataagtaaatataaaaattagcataatatatttgacaacaatcaattttaattatttattaaacaaatttttataatgtataGAAAAATCAACtataaataattatagattATATATATGTTACAAATTAATGAAGAAATTACAAATATATAACTATTGATAGAGGAAGGAGAATGGCATGAACACTAGCAACATGTAAATCAAGTAAGAAGTCATCAGAAAAGTCATAGGACTCTTGGAGCGTTACCAAATTAGTTGGAAAAAAGAGTTTGGATAATTCTTGAGATCCTTTAGCAACTTTTAGAAAACCTTCTGACATCACATAGATCGATAGCAgataggaaaaaaaaaattataagatgaatggataatataaaaaatttaagctgGTCAgtgttatatattttaaagtctaaaaattatactactaataaatttttttttaagatttaaaataataaaatagttagCTGCTCACCATAAACTCTTCCTAAATCTGCCCCTGAAGCGATgaacaacaaacaaaaaatgaagaaagaaaAGCGAGGAAGAAAATGAAGACTTAATGCAAAGGGcgcttcaaaaaaattaaataaacagaaAGAAAAATGATAACAAAGTAGATACAAAATGAATGATCTACAAAAGAGTTAACTTTATTACTTCTCACAGtttatactattatttttatttttactagtTCAATTTACATTATTAtctttatctatactatatataaaagcacggatggggggggacatgcaaatttactgaataatcctttttaatttattactgaataaagattttatagtcattaactaattagttatttaattaatcactattttaattaaagtcctaattagaataggtagctaaattatctccaatttactttttagtatgtaaaaaataactaaattgtctccaaattagtaggaatacctatcttttagtttgatttaactacaaaattaaaatactatattcggtcaatatataattatttaaatttctatcttattatttttaaagatattattaataaaattaaattaattatttaattatggttattataaaagtaaaagaagaataaattcactatgaaaaaaaacttaatagcctaatatattatattaacttttacaaatttttttaactaatttaatattaattataaataaaaaattgatataattataataaatttactaatatatacattgacgagttacgttacgagccacgtgcatagcacgtaatgcgaaactagttaatTTAAGTATTGGAGTGGACTATAGACCTAAAAATCAATGtctatatacttttttttatcattgtaGACCGTCATCCGTCTCTAGGACCTGCGGCATCCGAATCTCAATATTCATAGGACCACCCACCCCATCTCGGAATCTATTTGAAAGGCAAAATCTGCGCCACACTATAAACAATAGgaaaaaaatggttaaaatatttatagcaAATATtcaatccttttttttttttttttgagaattcaACCCTTTTTCCAAATACACTATTTCAAAATTATTGACTAGAgttgaaatttataatttaaaatgtataaCAACTAAGAATTATGAATCACTTGATTAGAGTATCATGGAGGAATCAAGAACACAAAGACCATAATGCCACAAAGTGAAAATCACATGATGTCTTCCATATGGGTTTTGCTTCATATCCAATCTAAGGCAGCAATAGGGGACATTTATTAGTTGAGATGGACCTTTGAATGAAACCCTTcttattcaataaaaaataaaaaataatgctAAGTAAGTCAAAATGAGTAAATAGATGGAGAAGCTATGGCCGTTGGATCAGTTTTCTCTTCTTCCCCTTTATTTCAGGGTCATAATTGACGGCTAATTTTTAACAACTTACTAGTATTTCCTTTCTTCACCGGATTGCAAATCTAATTAGATTGCATTACTTGGCTACGAAATATGGCCTCCATTTTATAGCTGAAAAATTCTTATGTAGAATCAATTCATCACGTTATATATGGACTAAaccaattatattataatatctcattaaaatgagggtatttttgtaattttgtttgttatttacatacatttttgaataataatattacaagaatgctctcattttaatgagttgttatgatatgattggcttagttcacagatgacgtggtggactgagccTACCTAAAAAATTTTCTTCATAGCTATATTAAAAAAGCAAATgtctaaaaatcaaaagaagaaaaaaatgtcttattaaataatcaaatgatTTGAAAATTACAACATTCCACATATATAACTTAGGGatataagaaatataaaattttaaagatgaTAAAATTTAATCTGATTTGTTAATTTGATCGGATTCAAAATGTTATCTATATGtttactttaaataataattagacTTTTTACACAAATTAGGTCCAATAATGGATGACTTAATATGTCATAGTTTTctaaatttcaaactttttatttgacgcatatttgacttaaatttagaataatattaatattagtttttttatattctttaataaataatatttttgaatcaaatttaatCTGAAACTtacaagaaattaaaatttaatctgaATCAAATTTACTCATCTCCGTATTTATAGAGCTAATTAATTGAAGAATTTCCATGGAAACGGAAAATTTACTACTCATCGCTGCCTCTAATAAAAACATTAGATTCGAATCATCGAGATtccaattaaacaaaaaaaaaagagcttGTGATGTGAATGCACACATATATTATACACCTATTCATTGAGTATGGTGAGTTGTCATGCTGTCACATAACGACCTAATTGTTGATTAATTATTGTACCCAAAATTATAGATGAGctataaaatgaatttatatagCTTAGACTCAAATTATCCTAATTTTAAAAGACTAATGTACTTATTCACTCACAGGccaatcaatttaataaaaaattaacaaaaatatgatacatcaatttttaaattttaagtaaatttatataaattgattAGTTATACAGTTAAACCGATTTAATAATATACTAATTTATgcaatttttatattcaaattgaTTAAACcacactttattttttttaaaatcaaagcgGACTAGTTTTTGATTTATAGTCGAACCGGTCGGTACAGTTCTTAAAATGTTGCTAACTATAAATTCGGAATTAAACATTTTTACAGTTATCgaattataactttttataaaataactatcgaactataaaaaattatataataattaccgAATTATAGTACGGAAACTTTAAAAACATTTGAGTATATCAAGTCGATATATTGCTTAAGTAATCACAATTATGACAGTCGGAAAGTTAtagaataaataaaagaaaatgcacttttcttttttaaaagtaagaaaacgcaaataaaaaatagagaagATTCAATTATATGCCGAACTTTATCTAGCTTTTTGTGACTTCAATTATATACCAAACCCATTAGTTTGAGCAAATAAAGatcaaataaaaatcaaatccaattcctcaaacaaaaaatatatacaattctGTCTGTGATTACTGATctctaatttctaaaaaaaatcaatttcttgCAAGATATATAATTCTCAGCAGCACTcagattttttttccttttgaaacccaaaaaaaaagacaaaatttcaaatacaaaacaagaTCTTGTCAAACCAAATTGGCAGCATCAGGCAAACCTTGGTGAAAATCAGAATTCTGATCTCTCGATCTCGACGAAGAAACATTACCAGGTCGCTTACCGCTTGGAACAGAAGCACGACAAACCGGACAATTCGAGTGAGAATTCAGCCACAAATCAATACAAGAAGCATGAAACGAATGCTTACAGCCACTCAACTGTTTAATGTCTTCACCATCACCAAAACCTGACAAACAAACCGGACACTCACTACCAACATCTTTCACATGCGTTTCTTTCTGATACTTAACC
This region of Mercurialis annua linkage group LG1-X, ddMerAnnu1.2, whole genome shotgun sequence genomic DNA includes:
- the LOC126660005 gene encoding RING-H2 finger protein ATL33-like is translated as MEQHTPTIFIAPDPPPFPSSPRSVDLSPLEFILALVAVITIPALIYTFFFSIKCPPSPFRSRRGRSSTSDSDENDGGGDGNNPTGGSNKEVVSSEVKYQKETHVKDVGSECPVCLSGFGDGEDIKQLSGCKHSFHASCIDLWLNSHSNCPVCRASVPSGKRPGNVSSSRSRDQNSDFHQGLPDAANLV